A genomic window from Candidatus Kouleothrix ribensis includes:
- a CDS encoding sugar transferase: protein MTSKRIFDIVLVSTGLMLLAPLFLLLGLLVKLDSSGPVFYKARRVGRGGVQFRMYKFRTMRVDADQVGPALTFKDDPRITRVGRWLRRFRLDELPQLINVLRGDMSLVGPRPEAPEFVQLSQPIWWQVLTVRPGICGLAQLTFAIDEAAVLNNQATIDSDYLTQILPIKLNLDLRYVQQQSLLFDLRVLAQTVLLLLRQQQQLPTV from the coding sequence ATGACCAGCAAACGCATCTTTGATATTGTGCTTGTCTCCACCGGCCTCATGCTGCTGGCACCACTATTCCTGCTACTTGGCCTACTAGTCAAGCTCGACTCGTCGGGGCCAGTGTTCTATAAGGCTCGCAGGGTTGGCCGTGGTGGGGTGCAGTTCCGCATGTATAAATTTCGTACCATGCGCGTCGACGCCGACCAGGTTGGGCCAGCGCTGACGTTCAAAGACGACCCGCGCATTACGCGGGTGGGCCGCTGGCTGCGCCGCTTTCGCCTCGACGAGCTGCCTCAGCTGATCAATGTGCTACGGGGTGATATGAGCCTGGTTGGCCCGCGCCCTGAAGCCCCCGAGTTTGTCCAGCTTAGCCAGCCGATCTGGTGGCAGGTGCTGACTGTACGCCCAGGCATCTGTGGATTGGCCCAGCTGACCTTCGCGATCGACGAGGCGGCAGTATTGAACAATCAGGCTACGATCGATAGCGACTACCTGACGCAGATCTTGCCGATCAAGCTCAACCTCGACCTGCGCTATGTCCAGCAGCAGTCGCTGCTGTTCGATCTGCGGGTGCTGGCTCAGACCGTGTTGTTGCTGCTGCGCCAGCAACAGCAGCTGCCAACGGTATAG
- a CDS encoding DegT/DnrJ/EryC1/StrS aminotransferase family protein, with protein MRISFLPFALPDIDETELAEVREALESGWVTTGPKVRQFESAFAAAVGAKHAIAINSCTAAMHLALEAIGLQRGDEVITTPYTFAATAEVVRYFDARPVLVDVGAHDLNIHADLIEAAITPRTRAIIPVHIAGLPAELDAIHAVAQHHGLPVIEDAAHAFPSSYKVRSIGSISQFTCFSFYATKTITTGEGGMICTDDDSWAERCRIMALHGISKDAWKRYTAEGSWYYEIIAPGYKYNMTDIAAGMGLAQLRKAERMWQRRLVIAERYNQAFAGAPELQVPNDRTDCRHAWHLYMLRLNLDRLQIDRAQFADELKRRNIGISVHFIPLHLHPYYREAYGYQPEDFPVAYHEYQREISLPIYSKMSDADVQDVIDAVLEVVAESSLDHSESSVALTRG; from the coding sequence ATGCGTATTTCCTTTCTTCCGTTTGCTCTACCCGATATTGATGAGACTGAGCTGGCCGAGGTACGTGAGGCACTCGAATCGGGTTGGGTTACCACAGGCCCGAAGGTACGCCAGTTCGAGTCCGCGTTTGCTGCGGCTGTCGGTGCCAAGCATGCGATTGCCATTAACTCATGTACCGCCGCCATGCACCTCGCGCTTGAGGCGATCGGCCTGCAGCGTGGCGACGAGGTGATCACCACGCCCTACACCTTCGCAGCCACCGCTGAGGTGGTGCGCTACTTCGACGCGCGCCCAGTGCTGGTCGATGTCGGCGCGCACGACCTGAATATACATGCGGATCTGATCGAGGCCGCGATCACGCCGCGCACGCGCGCGATTATCCCGGTGCATATCGCCGGCCTGCCGGCCGAACTCGACGCGATTCACGCAGTGGCGCAGCACCACGGCCTGCCGGTGATCGAAGATGCCGCGCATGCGTTTCCATCGAGCTACAAGGTCAGATCGATCGGTAGCATCAGCCAGTTTACCTGCTTTAGCTTCTACGCGACCAAGACAATCACCACTGGCGAGGGTGGCATGATTTGCACCGATGACGACAGCTGGGCCGAGCGCTGCCGAATCATGGCGCTGCATGGGATCAGCAAGGATGCCTGGAAGCGTTACACTGCCGAGGGGTCGTGGTACTATGAAATTATTGCGCCGGGCTATAAGTACAACATGACCGATATTGCTGCCGGCATGGGGCTGGCCCAACTACGTAAGGCCGAGCGCATGTGGCAGCGCCGCCTGGTGATCGCCGAGCGTTACAACCAGGCTTTTGCTGGTGCGCCCGAGCTGCAGGTGCCTAATGATCGCACGGATTGCCGGCACGCCTGGCACCTGTATATGTTACGCCTGAATCTCGATCGGCTCCAGATCGACCGGGCACAGTTTGCCGATGAGCTGAAGCGCCGCAATATCGGCATAAGCGTCCATTTCATCCCGCTGCACCTGCATCCATACTACCGTGAGGCCTACGGCTACCAGCCGGAGGATTTCCCGGTTGCGTATCACGAGTACCAACGCGAGATCTCGCTGCCGATCTACTCGAAGATGAGCGACGCCGACGTGCAGGACGTGATCGACGCAGTGCTCGAAGTGGTCGCCGAGAGCTCGCTCGATCACTCAGAGTCGTCAGTGGCCCTGACGCGCGGCTAA
- a CDS encoding GNAT family N-acetyltransferase, translating into MQSIVAVHREGFPGFFLTFLGPVFLRELYTATLTDPDGIGFVAVDQKTIGFVIGTMHPAGFYRRLLYRHWWRFALASVPPALRRMSIIPRLLRAFSMPNKVVQQEGRGNLMSITVLPEAQGLGVGQALVLAFLNEASTRGLRHVDLTTDRDANEAANRFYQSLGFVCERTFVTPEGRAMNEYVIDMASLPDHGN; encoded by the coding sequence GTGCAGTCGATCGTTGCTGTTCATCGAGAAGGGTTCCCTGGATTTTTCCTCACATTCTTAGGGCCAGTCTTTCTGCGCGAGCTTTATACTGCCACATTAACTGATCCTGATGGTATCGGCTTCGTAGCAGTTGATCAAAAGACGATTGGTTTTGTTATTGGTACTATGCACCCTGCCGGCTTCTACCGCCGTCTACTATACCGGCACTGGTGGCGTTTCGCCTTGGCCTCGGTCCCGCCGGCACTACGACGGATGTCCATCATTCCGCGCCTGCTCCGAGCATTCTCCATGCCCAATAAAGTGGTGCAACAGGAAGGGCGGGGAAATCTGATGTCGATTACCGTGCTGCCTGAGGCTCAGGGATTGGGCGTTGGACAGGCGCTTGTGCTGGCATTCCTAAACGAGGCGTCTACTAGGGGGTTACGGCACGTTGACTTGACCACCGATCGGGATGCCAATGAAGCAGCCAATCGTTTCTACCAAAGCCTGGGCTTTGTTTGTGAACGAACCTTTGTTACTCCTGAGGGTCGGGCAATGAACGAGTATGTTATTGATATGGCTTCACTGCCTGATCACGGAAATTAG
- a CDS encoding glycosyltransferase family 4 protein: MKILIISLWYYPEPVGKPHDLAVELVKRGHQVTVITGFPNYPSGQIYPGYRSQLLRWETIDGVRVLRVAHMVDRSRSAVRRILSYMSFSFIATVLGVLLLEQPEVIWTYQIGLPGIAIGALKSAPLIHEVQDLWPDWGRSATNGISGWLNRILMAQEKLIYRRAAAVTTITDGFRSILLTRGITADKIEVIPNWANDEHFRPVDRDMALGIREGLVDRFNVIYGGNIGAAQGLDVVLEAADLLQEVQNIQFTIIGDGVERNELVERARSKDLKNVRFIGSRSPDQMAQYFAFADVLLLHLVQDPAYEITIPSKTYAYLASGRPILAAAQGDVADLIEKIGAGVVCASQDPQALADVVRYFLSISRDEREAIGQAGRNAFLANFTRSQLVTRYEMIANRVRGLAI, from the coding sequence GTGAAAATTCTGATTATTAGTCTTTGGTATTATCCAGAGCCGGTAGGCAAACCTCATGATTTGGCTGTGGAGCTAGTTAAGCGCGGCCACCAAGTGACAGTCATTACAGGGTTTCCGAATTACCCGAGCGGTCAGATCTATCCTGGCTATCGATCGCAGCTCTTAAGATGGGAAACCATTGACGGGGTCAGGGTTTTGCGAGTTGCCCACATGGTTGATCGTAGTCGTTCGGCAGTGCGGCGCATTCTCTCGTACATGTCGTTTTCGTTCATTGCAACAGTGCTCGGCGTCTTGCTTCTTGAGCAGCCTGAGGTGATTTGGACATATCAAATTGGACTGCCAGGGATTGCTATTGGTGCGCTCAAATCTGCACCGTTAATCCATGAGGTTCAGGATCTATGGCCTGATTGGGGACGCAGCGCTACAAATGGCATTTCCGGCTGGCTCAACCGTATTCTGATGGCTCAAGAGAAATTAATCTACCGAAGAGCTGCCGCGGTTACAACTATTACTGATGGATTTAGAAGTATCTTGTTGACCAGAGGAATAACGGCCGACAAGATTGAGGTGATTCCCAATTGGGCCAATGATGAACACTTTCGTCCTGTCGATCGTGATATGGCGCTAGGCATCCGCGAAGGCCTGGTTGATCGTTTCAATGTGATATATGGCGGCAATATTGGTGCTGCTCAGGGGCTTGACGTTGTGCTTGAGGCAGCTGATCTTTTACAGGAGGTGCAAAATATTCAGTTTACCATCATTGGTGATGGAGTAGAACGTAATGAGCTTGTCGAGCGTGCCAGATCAAAGGATTTGAAGAATGTACGCTTCATTGGTAGTCGTTCGCCAGATCAGATGGCGCAGTATTTTGCCTTTGCTGATGTTTTGTTGTTACATTTAGTCCAAGATCCAGCATATGAGATCACCATTCCCTCCAAAACCTATGCCTATCTAGCCAGTGGCAGGCCAATATTGGCGGCGGCCCAGGGTGATGTGGCTGATTTAATTGAAAAAATTGGTGCTGGTGTGGTCTGTGCATCACAAGATCCCCAGGCACTGGCGGACGTTGTACGTTACTTCCTATCTATATCTAGAGATGAACGTGAAGCAATAGGCCAGGCTGGACGCAACGCATTTCTTGCAAATTTCACGCGGTCGCAGCTTGTAACGCGCTATGAAATGATTGCCAATAGGGTTAGGGGCCTGGCTATTTGA
- the wecB gene encoding UDP-N-acetylglucosamine 2-epimerase (non-hydrolyzing) — MKVMTVFGTRPEIIRLSQVIKHLDQFCEQVLVHTGQNYDPRLSDIFFDELDLRQPDVHLGVQAQSFAEQVGQILARAGEVMAQVRPDRLLVLGDTNSALAAIIAARMGIPVYHMEAGNRCYDNRVPEEINRRIVDHSSNVLMPYTHRSKENLIREGIERQRIFVTGNPIHEVLNAYAVQIERSDVLARLNVTAGAYFLVSIHRAENVDAPARLEQLLRGLSLVADTYKQPMVVSLHPRTADKLAKFGLDPQSERVRLLKPLGFFDFVKLEREAHCVLTDSGTVQEECCVFKVPNVTIRDVTERAETIEIGSNILTGAEPEMMLQSVKVALGSPNQWAPPAEYLEPHVSSTIAKIVLGYHHQHAAHLA, encoded by the coding sequence ATGAAAGTCATGACAGTATTCGGCACGCGGCCCGAGATCATTCGCCTGAGCCAGGTGATCAAGCACCTCGATCAGTTTTGCGAGCAGGTGCTGGTGCATACTGGCCAGAACTATGATCCGCGCTTGAGCGATATCTTCTTCGATGAGCTTGATCTTCGCCAGCCAGATGTGCATCTAGGCGTACAAGCGCAAAGCTTTGCCGAGCAGGTTGGGCAGATTTTGGCGCGGGCCGGCGAGGTGATGGCCCAGGTGCGGCCGGATCGCTTACTGGTGCTGGGCGATACGAATAGCGCGCTCGCGGCAATTATTGCCGCCCGCATGGGTATTCCCGTCTACCATATGGAGGCCGGCAATCGTTGCTACGACAATCGTGTCCCCGAGGAGATCAACCGCCGGATCGTCGATCATTCGAGCAATGTGCTGATGCCGTATACGCATCGCAGTAAAGAGAACCTGATCCGCGAGGGGATCGAGCGCCAACGCATCTTTGTAACCGGCAACCCGATCCACGAGGTGCTGAATGCGTATGCAGTGCAGATTGAGCGCAGCGATGTGCTGGCACGCTTGAACGTTACGGCGGGGGCGTATTTTCTTGTCAGCATTCACCGTGCCGAAAATGTCGATGCGCCGGCGCGCCTGGAACAACTCCTGCGCGGGCTATCGCTGGTGGCCGATACCTATAAGCAACCGATGGTCGTGAGCCTGCATCCGCGCACGGCCGACAAGCTGGCGAAGTTCGGGCTGGACCCGCAGTCCGAACGGGTGCGGCTGCTCAAGCCGCTGGGCTTTTTCGATTTCGTGAAGCTTGAGCGCGAAGCCCATTGCGTGCTCACCGACAGCGGCACGGTTCAAGAGGAATGCTGCGTCTTTAAGGTGCCGAACGTCACCATCCGCGACGTGACCGAGCGCGCAGAAACGATCGAGATCGGGAGTAACATACTTACCGGGGCCGAACCTGAGATGATGCTCCAATCGGTGAAGGTTGCGCTTGGCTCTCCCAACCAGTGGGCGCCGCCGGCCGAATACCTTGAGCCACATGTATCGAGCACGATCGCGAAGATTGTACTGGGCTATCACCATCAGCACGCGGCGCACCTGGCCTAG
- a CDS encoding polysaccharide biosynthesis protein — MHFEGKRILVTGGTGSLGQTIVRRLLGGEMGLPARITVFSRDEARQHYMRLSYLNRKVATDDVIYHNFQKLLSFRIGDMRDYSSVLQAVRESDVVLHAAAMKQVPTCEYFPFQAIQTNILGAQNLVRSIQENNTPVETVVGISTDKACKPINVMGMSKAMMERLMVEANMNCHGTRFVCVRYGNVIASRGSVVPLFLEQIEKGGPVTVTLPEMTRFLLSLDRAVDTIFAAIKGALPGETYIPRVPAARVVDLAEVMVDGRDIPIVFTGIRPGEKLHEIMVSEEECYRTVDRGEYYAIRPMLPELQGDSAFVPALAGEYSSSQITLDHDGLRELLAPHLEQKMLSVAL; from the coding sequence ATGCACTTTGAAGGAAAGCGTATTCTTGTAACCGGAGGCACCGGCTCGCTTGGGCAGACGATCGTTCGGCGACTGTTGGGTGGTGAGATGGGCCTGCCGGCGCGCATCACCGTGTTTTCGCGCGACGAAGCCCGCCAGCATTATATGCGCCTATCGTACCTGAACCGCAAGGTCGCAACCGACGATGTGATCTATCACAATTTCCAGAAACTGCTGAGCTTCCGCATCGGCGATATGCGCGATTACTCGTCGGTGTTGCAGGCCGTGCGCGAGTCCGATGTAGTGCTGCACGCGGCAGCCATGAAACAGGTGCCGACCTGCGAGTATTTCCCGTTTCAGGCCATCCAGACCAATATTTTGGGCGCGCAAAACCTGGTGCGCTCGATTCAAGAGAACAACACCCCGGTTGAAACAGTCGTAGGTATTTCGACAGACAAAGCCTGTAAGCCGATCAATGTGATGGGCATGAGCAAAGCCATGATGGAGCGGCTCATGGTCGAAGCAAATATGAACTGCCATGGTACCCGTTTTGTGTGCGTGCGCTATGGCAATGTGATCGCTTCGCGCGGCTCGGTCGTACCGTTGTTCCTCGAACAGATCGAAAAAGGTGGGCCGGTTACGGTTACGCTGCCCGAGATGACCCGCTTCCTGCTGAGCCTTGATCGCGCTGTCGATACAATTTTTGCAGCAATCAAGGGCGCGCTGCCCGGCGAAACCTATATTCCACGCGTCCCGGCCGCGCGAGTTGTCGACCTGGCCGAGGTTATGGTTGATGGCCGCGATATTCCGATCGTCTTTACCGGCATTCGCCCTGGTGAAAAACTCCACGAGATCATGGTTTCCGAAGAAGAGTGCTATCGCACCGTCGATCGCGGCGAGTACTATGCCATTCGCCCGATGCTGCCCGAATTACAGGGCGATAGCGCGTTCGTGCCGGCCTTAGCTGGGGAATACTCGTCGTCGCAGATTACGCTCGATCACGATGGCCTGCGCGAGCTGCTGGCGCCGCACCTTGAGCAAAAGATGCTGAGTGTCGCGCTATGA
- a CDS encoding SDR family oxidoreductase, translating to MRVLILGAAGMLGHKLCQSYRDHFDTWATLRGDPRTLHRYGLLAPDRLLAGVDADNFDSIVRALGVVRPDVVINCIGIIKQLPTAKDPIVSLEINSLFPHRLANLCQAAGARLFHISTDCVFSGRKGMYTEDDSSDAEDLYGRTKFLGEVSGPGCITLRTSIIGRELQTTSGLVEWFLSNGGGRVRGFSRAIYSGFTTQALARIIADLIEHFPQLTGLYQVSSEPINKYDLLGLLRTSFDLPVEIEAYADFQLDRSLDSSRFRAATGFVPPTWPLMIEELASDRAHYAQWRNSHAL from the coding sequence ACCACTTCGACACCTGGGCTACGCTCCGCGGCGACCCGCGCACACTGCATCGGTATGGCCTGCTTGCGCCCGATCGGCTGCTGGCCGGCGTCGATGCCGATAATTTCGATAGTATTGTGCGCGCGCTAGGGGTCGTTCGTCCGGATGTGGTGATCAACTGTATCGGGATCATCAAACAGCTGCCGACAGCCAAAGATCCGATTGTCAGCCTGGAGATTAACTCGCTGTTTCCGCACCGCCTGGCGAACCTGTGCCAGGCTGCCGGCGCACGTCTGTTCCATATCAGCACCGACTGCGTGTTTTCGGGGCGTAAGGGCATGTACACCGAGGACGACAGCTCCGACGCTGAAGATCTATACGGCCGCACCAAGTTCCTGGGCGAGGTGTCTGGCCCTGGGTGTATCACCCTGCGAACCTCGATTATCGGCCGCGAGCTACAGACCACCAGTGGCCTGGTAGAGTGGTTCCTTAGTAACGGCGGCGGCCGCGTGCGCGGGTTTAGCCGGGCGATCTACTCGGGATTTACGACCCAGGCACTTGCGCGCATTATTGCCGACCTGATCGAGCACTTCCCACAGCTCACCGGACTCTACCAGGTCTCGTCCGAGCCGATCAACAAATACGATCTGCTCGGCCTGCTGCGCACAAGCTTCGATCTGCCGGTCGAGATCGAAGCGTATGCCGATTTTCAGCTCGACCGGAGCCTGGATAGCAGTCGCTTTCGGGCTGCGACCGGCTTTGTACCACCGACGTGGCCTTTGATGATCGAGGAGTTGGCCTCTGATCGCGCACACTATGCACAATGGAGAAACAGCCATGCACTTTGA